A section of the Paenibacillus aurantius genome encodes:
- the flgK gene encoding flagellar hook-associated protein FlgK yields MRSTFHSLEISKRALFTQQAALSTTGHNIANANTEGYSRQVVNMKAARPIEAVGLSHSTAPGQLGMGVEFDSITRIREKFLDDQFRNENKSLGSWSVRQDTLEKLETIIAEPSETGIRTVVNNFFKAWSDLSKDPEKTDGRKIVREAAMAMADAFNTTSRQLEDLKGDLTANINVTISQVNTQIDSISRLNAEIQRVEGLGDNANDLRDQRDLLTDQLSKIVNIQVQDSPQGYTITMGSVALVEGAQATPLTADSVSAAYGSGALNNGEIHGMILSRDKYVADYQNQIDTLVNTIANGEIEVTIPKGSVLPNNTVLGNKTYTGADRELKEDLTVKVNGLNGLHKLGYIFSDTPTAAGDFFTGTTGTTFQVNPDIVNNPNLIATSLRTTGTGTSDTVIKGNNTMALLISGLTNTKFTFPAAVAGTPDTKATMDDFFRSTVGQLGVQTQEATRQAGNQKVLTDQVDSRRQSVSQVSLDEEMSNMIKFQHAYNAAARAMTTFDEMLDKVINSMGVVGR; encoded by the coding sequence ATGAGATCAACTTTTCACAGTCTGGAAATATCCAAGAGGGCGTTGTTCACCCAGCAGGCCGCTCTTTCCACCACGGGGCACAACATTGCCAACGCCAATACGGAGGGCTATTCCCGTCAGGTCGTCAACATGAAGGCGGCGCGTCCGATCGAAGCGGTAGGGCTTTCCCATTCCACGGCACCGGGTCAGCTCGGCATGGGGGTCGAATTCGATTCGATCACCCGGATCCGCGAGAAGTTTCTGGACGATCAGTTCCGCAACGAGAACAAATCCTTGGGCAGCTGGTCGGTCCGGCAGGATACGCTCGAGAAGCTGGAGACGATCATCGCCGAGCCTTCGGAAACGGGGATTCGTACGGTCGTCAACAATTTCTTCAAAGCGTGGTCCGATCTCAGCAAGGACCCGGAAAAAACCGACGGCCGCAAAATTGTCCGGGAAGCCGCCATGGCCATGGCCGATGCCTTCAATACGACGAGCCGCCAGTTGGAGGACCTGAAGGGGGATCTTACGGCGAACATTAACGTCACAATCAGCCAGGTGAACACCCAGATCGATTCGATCTCCCGGCTGAATGCCGAAATCCAGCGGGTCGAAGGCTTGGGAGACAACGCCAATGACCTGAGGGACCAGCGGGACCTGCTGACGGATCAGCTTTCGAAGATCGTTAACATTCAGGTGCAGGATTCCCCCCAAGGCTATACGATCACGATGGGATCGGTTGCTCTGGTCGAGGGAGCGCAGGCAACGCCGTTAACGGCAGATTCCGTCAGTGCCGCCTATGGGTCCGGTGCTCTGAACAATGGAGAAATCCATGGAATGATTCTTTCCCGGGACAAGTACGTCGCCGATTACCAGAACCAGATCGATACGCTCGTTAACACTATTGCCAACGGAGAGATCGAGGTGACGATCCCGAAGGGTTCCGTTCTCCCCAACAACACGGTTCTCGGCAATAAAACCTACACCGGTGCGGACCGTGAGCTCAAGGAAGACCTGACGGTGAAGGTCAACGGCCTAAACGGGCTGCACAAGCTCGGATATATCTTCAGCGATACGCCGACGGCGGCGGGAGATTTCTTCACCGGGACGACCGGAACGACCTTTCAAGTGAATCCGGATATCGTCAATAACCCGAACCTGATCGCCACTTCGCTGCGGACTACGGGAACCGGTACATCCGATACGGTGATCAAAGGAAACAATACGATGGCGCTGCTCATCTCCGGCTTGACCAACACCAAGTTTACGTTTCCGGCCGCCGTTGCCGGTACCCCGGACACGAAAGCAACGATGGACGACTTTTTCCGTTCTACAGTAGGCCAGTTGGGCGTGCAAACCCAGGAGGCCACCCGCCAGGCGGGCAATCAGAAGGTCCTCACCGACCAGGTGGATTCCCGAAGACAATCCGTCAGCCAGGTGTCTCTGGACGAGGAAATGTCCAACATGATCAAGTTCCAGCATGCTTACAATGCGGCGGCACGCGCCATGACCACGTTCGACGAAATGCTGGACAAGGTCATCAACAGCATGGGAGTCGTAGGCAGATAA
- the flgL gene encoding flagellar hook-associated protein FlgL translates to MPYRVTQGMMSSQLMRNLNANLHRMDKWQNQMSTGRKINAPSDDPVGITFSMRYRSELTANDQYQRNVDSAVSWLDYTDTTMNQAGSVLQRLRELAVNGSNGTNPDTAMKSIQSEVGELYNQMIDIANSTFNGKAVFNGQNTTQAPYPKTGIADLDLSTLKPADSGEIKYEVGAGIKMPINVNGNEVFGGTTETDSIFQIFKELHTALGSSDYSAVSSLIGKIDSRNDKFLETRSQVGARMNRIDLIQGRLADININLQSLQSKTEDADMAEVITNMKMDENVYQASLSVGSKLIQPSLVDFLR, encoded by the coding sequence ATGCCCTATAGAGTAACGCAAGGTATGATGAGCAGCCAGCTCATGCGCAACCTGAACGCCAACCTGCACCGGATGGACAAATGGCAGAACCAGATGTCGACCGGACGCAAAATCAATGCTCCTTCGGACGATCCCGTCGGCATTACCTTCTCTATGCGCTACCGCAGCGAGCTGACGGCCAACGACCAGTACCAGCGCAACGTGGACAGCGCCGTCTCCTGGCTGGATTACACGGATACGACGATGAATCAGGCAGGGAGTGTCCTGCAGCGGCTTAGGGAGCTAGCGGTAAATGGCTCAAACGGAACCAACCCGGACACCGCCATGAAGTCCATTCAGAGCGAAGTGGGCGAGCTGTACAACCAGATGATCGATATCGCCAACTCGACGTTTAATGGGAAGGCGGTCTTTAACGGCCAGAACACGACCCAAGCTCCGTACCCCAAGACGGGAATTGCGGATCTGGACCTGTCGACGCTTAAGCCGGCGGATTCCGGCGAGATCAAGTACGAGGTCGGAGCGGGGATCAAGATGCCGATCAACGTCAACGGTAATGAAGTGTTCGGCGGGACGACCGAGACGGACAGCATTTTTCAAATATTCAAGGAGCTTCATACGGCCCTGGGCAGCAGTGATTATTCGGCGGTCTCTTCCCTCATCGGAAAGATTGACAGCCGCAACGATAAGTTTCTGGAAACCCGCTCCCAGGTAGGGGCACGGATGAACCGGATCGACCTGATTCAGGGGCGGCTGGCGGACATCAACATTAACCTCCAGAGCCTTCAGTCCAAGACCGAGGACGCCGATATGGCGGAGGTTATCACCAACATGAAGATGGATGAGAACGTCTACCAAGCCTCCTTGTCCGTCGGCTCCAAGCTCATTCAGCCGAGCCTGGTGGACTTCCTGAGATAG
- a CDS encoding DUF6470 family protein — translation MVSIPQLQIRQQYGRIGIDADPGRQSIEQPKAEVQIRTTPAKLDIHSPQGELEIDQSRAWDALGKGNILESMQRIYSQAHEILLQGIAHRVEYGNRLADISKPGNPIADNAEQEAYHFPEFDYYGPASMDNVDIRYTAHKPEIQVTEGRVDINVIPHKPIIEYTRGKLDIYMQQYPKVEYIPPIIDTVR, via the coding sequence GTGGTTTCCATTCCTCAGCTTCAAATTCGCCAGCAGTACGGCCGTATTGGGATTGACGCGGATCCGGGCCGGCAGAGCATCGAACAGCCGAAGGCCGAGGTGCAGATCCGGACCACGCCGGCTAAGCTGGATATCCATTCCCCACAAGGCGAGCTGGAGATTGACCAGAGCCGGGCGTGGGACGCTCTTGGCAAGGGCAATATCCTGGAGTCGATGCAGCGCATCTATTCCCAGGCCCACGAGATCCTGCTGCAGGGGATTGCTCACCGGGTGGAGTACGGCAACCGCCTGGCGGACATCTCCAAACCCGGCAATCCCATTGCCGACAATGCCGAGCAGGAGGCGTATCATTTTCCCGAGTTCGATTATTATGGTCCGGCTTCCATGGATAACGTGGACATAAGGTATACCGCCCACAAGCCCGAGATTCAGGTGACGGAAGGCCGCGTGGATATCAACGTGATCCCTCATAAGCCGATCATCGAGTACACGAGAGGGAAGCTGGACATTTACATGCAGCAGTACCCCAAGGTGGAGTATATTCCGCCTATCATTGATACCGTTAGGTAG
- the fliW gene encoding flagellar assembly protein FliW, with amino-acid sequence MLVTTRWFGDIEVQEDEIFTFPQGLPGFPDHQRFMIIRNEGEIPVSYLQSVDEGELAFILADPFYFFPGYQVELTEGMKEELGMPEPEDLVIMVMLSVPDSLEDATANLLAPLAIHTKTRTGKQLVLHQSEYKTKHKLIPENQGG; translated from the coding sequence GTGCTAGTAACCACCCGTTGGTTTGGTGACATAGAGGTGCAGGAAGACGAAATCTTTACTTTTCCGCAGGGGCTTCCGGGGTTTCCGGACCATCAGCGGTTTATGATCATTCGCAACGAGGGAGAGATTCCGGTTTCTTACCTTCAGTCGGTGGACGAGGGAGAGCTGGCGTTTATTCTCGCCGACCCGTTCTACTTCTTCCCGGGGTACCAGGTGGAGCTGACCGAGGGGATGAAAGAGGAGCTGGGTATGCCCGAACCCGAGGATCTTGTCATTATGGTAATGCTTTCGGTACCGGATTCCCTGGAGGACGCCACCGCCAATCTGCTCGCCCCCCTGGCCATTCATACGAAGACCCGAACCGGCAAGCAGCTCGTCCTTCACCAGTCGGAGTACAAGACAAAGCATAAGCTCATTCCCGAGAACCAAGGAGGCTGA
- the csrA gene encoding carbon storage regulator CsrA, whose product MLVLSRKKGESIMIGEGIELIVLGTEGDTVKIGINAPKQVEVYRKEVYLAIQQSNREASRSSLIGRDLSGLIRKTEK is encoded by the coding sequence ATGCTAGTTCTATCCAGGAAAAAGGGAGAGTCGATCATGATCGGCGAAGGAATCGAGCTGATCGTCCTCGGCACCGAAGGTGATACGGTCAAAATCGGCATTAATGCGCCGAAGCAGGTGGAGGTTTACCGCAAGGAAGTGTACCTTGCGATCCAGCAATCCAACCGGGAAGCTTCCCGGAGCAGCTTGATTGGACGGGATTTAAGTGGGTTAATACGTAAAACGGAGAAATAA
- a CDS encoding flagellin N-terminal helical domain-containing protein produces the protein MRINHNISSLNTYRQLSNNSAATSKNIEKLSSGLRINRAGDDAAGLAISEKMRGQIRGLDMASKNSQDGISLIQTAEGALNETHSILQRMRELAVQSASDTNTNTDRGEIQKEIDQLVTEIDRISTTTEFNTKKLVDGSFNGTFQIGANENQTMNLAINEMGAASLGLASGVEVAAGVVGGTAGATLTAGSYTVKGTDLLDASGQKVASLATNVATTAGGGTYTFAKAAALNDGDKIVIDSAGAAKLTKNLESGQTNSKLAPGSYSFVGSDVFKDNVKIGTFATSVITFTDTTKGTMDLATVFGLANPAAGDKIVVKGVDVSSREQAASTISVVNNALEKVSSERSKLGAVQNRLEHTINNLNTSSENLTAAESRIRDTDMAKEMMEQTKNNILAQAAQAMLAQANQQPQGVLQLLR, from the coding sequence ATGAGAATTAACCACAACATCTCTTCGTTGAACACGTACCGTCAGCTGAGCAACAACTCTGCAGCAACTAGCAAGAACATTGAAAAACTGTCTTCCGGTCTTCGTATCAACCGTGCTGGTGACGACGCCGCTGGTCTGGCAATTTCCGAGAAAATGCGTGGACAAATCCGTGGTTTGGACATGGCTTCCAAGAACTCGCAGGACGGCATCTCTTTGATTCAAACTGCTGAAGGTGCTTTGAACGAAACTCACTCCATTCTTCAGCGTATGCGCGAGCTGGCAGTTCAATCTGCGAGTGATACTAATACAAACACAGATCGTGGAGAAATCCAAAAAGAAATTGATCAGTTAGTAACTGAAATTGACCGTATTTCTACTACTACTGAGTTTAACACCAAAAAACTGGTTGATGGATCGTTTAACGGAACTTTCCAGATTGGTGCGAATGAAAATCAGACCATGAATCTTGCAATCAATGAAATGGGAGCTGCTAGTCTAGGGTTAGCTTCTGGAGTTGAGGTAGCTGCTGGTGTAGTTGGCGGTACAGCAGGTGCAACTTTAACAGCTGGGTCATATACTGTTAAAGGTACAGACCTTCTTGATGCCAGTGGACAAAAAGTGGCTTCCCTGGCTACTAATGTCGCGACAACAGCTGGAGGTGGAACTTACACTTTTGCAAAAGCTGCAGCTTTAAATGATGGCGATAAGATTGTTATTGACTCTGCGGGTGCCGCAAAACTCACTAAAAATCTTGAATCTGGCCAAACAAATAGCAAACTTGCACCAGGCTCATATAGTTTTGTAGGTTCAGACGTTTTTAAAGACAATGTAAAAATCGGTACTTTTGCAACATCTGTTATTACATTTACAGACACAACAAAAGGAACTATGGATTTAGCAACTGTTTTTGGGTTAGCTAACCCAGCTGCCGGTGACAAGATTGTAGTTAAAGGTGTAGATGTATCTAGCCGAGAACAAGCTGCTTCTACTATTTCTGTTGTTAATAATGCATTGGAGAAGGTATCTTCTGAACGCTCCAAACTTGGTGCTGTTCAAAACCGTCTGGAACACACAATTAACAACCTGAATACTTCTTCCGAGAACCTGACTGCGGCTGAGTCCCGTATCCGCGATACCGACATGGCGAAAGAAATGATGGAGCAAACGAAGAACAACATCCTGGCTCAAGCAGCTCAAGCTATGCTTGCTCAAGCCAACCAACAACCGCAAGGCGTTCTACAGCTTCTCCGTTAA
- a CDS encoding flagellar hook-associated protein 2 produces the protein MPIHLITYDTDINRKERNERGGIQLVGMRITGSSGMDIDSMVSQMMKVKRLPLDKLTQKKQTLEWQRDDYRSMNKSLLDFRNSLFNMKMQSSYMVKKASSSDTGVVTATGTANSGDGAYTIRVKSLAEAASLTSGDVVSTGAGDAEAKIISANKTLNVTGEKGSVSIELLPDDTISAIVKKVNAQSSATGVKMSYDANLDRFFFSSTTTGTNARIKLDMADPADDTLQTVFKLPSTAVDISGKNATVVFNGVQGEYASNTFSINGISFTANRVQSDTELDVRVTISQDADAVISNIKSFVEKYNELIETVNKKTSEERFRDFAPLTDDQRKEMKEDDVKRWEEKAKSGLLKNDSILTSGLSKFRLTLMGNVTGLPASDVASLTEIGITTGSYQENGKLYIDETKLRKALTDNPEQVMNLFTANDNNTTTTSADGIATRLYDEVTNLMSRVTEKAGSPASLYDKSFISKDIEGVKKDISKLTSRLADIENRYYRQFSAMETAMNKMSAQSSSLMQYFSPQG, from the coding sequence ATGCCTATTCATTTGATAACTTATGATACCGATATTAATAGAAAAGAGCGGAATGAAAGAGGAGGGATACAATTGGTAGGGATGAGAATTACCGGTTCATCCGGCATGGATATAGACAGCATGGTCAGCCAGATGATGAAGGTTAAGAGACTGCCTCTTGATAAACTTACCCAGAAGAAACAGACGTTGGAATGGCAGCGCGATGATTATCGGTCCATGAACAAGAGTCTTCTGGATTTTCGAAATTCGCTGTTCAACATGAAGATGCAATCGAGTTATATGGTGAAAAAAGCCTCCTCCAGCGATACGGGAGTTGTAACAGCTACAGGGACGGCCAATTCCGGGGATGGTGCCTATACGATTAGGGTAAAAAGCTTGGCGGAAGCCGCTTCTTTAACCTCTGGAGATGTTGTTTCAACAGGAGCCGGTGATGCAGAGGCTAAGATAATTTCAGCCAACAAGACTTTAAATGTAACCGGAGAAAAAGGTTCAGTATCAATTGAACTGTTACCTGATGATACTATCTCTGCAATAGTAAAAAAAGTAAATGCTCAATCAAGCGCAACAGGCGTCAAAATGAGCTATGATGCTAATTTGGACCGCTTTTTCTTCTCGTCTACTACAACGGGAACAAACGCCAGAATCAAGCTGGACATGGCGGACCCGGCCGATGACACCCTTCAAACCGTCTTTAAACTTCCTTCTACAGCGGTAGACATATCCGGTAAAAATGCCACTGTGGTGTTCAACGGGGTTCAAGGAGAATACGCGTCCAACACCTTCTCCATTAATGGAATCAGCTTCACCGCGAACCGAGTTCAGTCGGATACCGAACTGGATGTCCGGGTCACCATCTCTCAGGATGCTGATGCCGTCATTTCCAATATTAAATCCTTTGTGGAGAAATACAACGAGCTGATCGAAACGGTAAATAAGAAAACCTCTGAAGAACGCTTTAGAGACTTTGCCCCGCTAACCGATGATCAGAGGAAGGAAATGAAGGAAGACGACGTCAAGCGGTGGGAAGAGAAGGCGAAGAGCGGCTTACTGAAAAACGATTCTATCCTAACTTCAGGTCTAAGCAAATTCCGCCTCACTTTAATGGGTAATGTGACTGGACTTCCTGCCAGTGATGTTGCCTCTCTTACAGAGATTGGGATTACGACTGGGAGCTACCAAGAGAACGGTAAACTCTATATCGATGAGACCAAGCTACGGAAGGCGCTCACGGATAATCCAGAACAGGTCATGAACCTATTCACGGCTAACGATAATAATACCACTACTACAAGTGCTGACGGGATTGCTACACGTTTATACGACGAAGTAACGAACCTGATGAGCCGGGTTACAGAGAAGGCGGGCTCGCCAGCAAGTCTTTATGACAAGAGTTTCATTAGCAAGGACATTGAAGGTGTCAAAAAAGACATTTCCAAGCTTACCAGCCGTCTGGCTGATATTGAGAACCGCTACTACCGACAGTTCTCGGCAATGGAAACAGCCATGAACAAAATGAGCGCCCAAAGCTCCTCGCTAATGCAGTACTTCTCCCCACAAGGGTAA
- a CDS encoding flagellar protein FlaG, giving the protein MNPNIPRTDAATPVSLEKEFTGRPSSQENVISNIDAIRNTKEIKEAEIKGENVHISDEQLIKTIERALKAAEGRITTLEFSVHQKTHQIMVKVHDKETGDIIREVPAEKTLDFVSKIWELAGLMVDERR; this is encoded by the coding sequence ATGAATCCAAACATCCCGCGCACGGACGCTGCGACGCCGGTTTCCCTTGAGAAGGAATTTACCGGAAGACCCAGCTCCCAAGAGAACGTTATTTCCAACATAGACGCCATCCGCAATACGAAGGAAATCAAGGAAGCCGAGATCAAGGGCGAGAACGTCCACATCAGTGACGAGCAGCTGATCAAGACGATTGAGAGAGCCCTGAAGGCCGCAGAAGGCCGGATTACGACGCTGGAATTCTCCGTCCACCAGAAAACCCACCAAATCATGGTGAAGGTGCATGACAAAGAGACCGGAGATATTATCCGGGAAGTGCCGGCGGAGAAGACGCTGGATTTTGTATCGAAAATTTGGGAACTAGCCGGACTCATGGTCGATGAACGAAGATAG
- the fliS gene encoding flagellar export chaperone FliS, which translates to MNQLQRNQYLNNSVQTASPQQLLILLYDGAIRFNRLGIEAIKQKNYADASTNLVKVQSIISELIATLDTKSSLAPQLTSLYEYFLFLLREANVKKDTAPAEEVLGYLIDLKDTWMQAAKGGLVQAGLQHG; encoded by the coding sequence ATGAATCAATTGCAGCGCAACCAGTACCTGAACAACTCCGTCCAAACCGCCAGCCCCCAGCAGCTCCTGATTCTGCTCTATGACGGCGCCATCCGGTTTAACCGCCTGGGCATTGAAGCCATCAAGCAGAAGAACTACGCGGATGCCAGCACGAACCTGGTGAAGGTGCAGTCCATCATCAGCGAGCTTATCGCCACGTTGGACACGAAGTCCAGCCTTGCTCCTCAGCTTACCAGCCTGTATGAGTATTTCCTCTTCCTTCTTAGAGAAGCCAACGTAAAGAAAGACACCGCGCCAGCTGAGGAAGTGCTGGGCTATCTGATCGATCTGAAGGACACGTGGATGCAGGCGGCGAAAGGCGGCCTCGTTCAGGCGGGACTGCAGCATGGATAA
- a CDS encoding flagellar protein FliT — translation MDKHILELDRLTDAIMANLASCEYEELEAFVHRRGELISLLLQKNYSADQLTLYHPIIAGILEKDTAIRERMSRLKQEAEQGMAKLTSARMQKNAYESAYASDSVFFNQRK, via the coding sequence ATGGATAAGCATATTTTGGAGCTCGACCGGCTGACGGATGCCATCATGGCGAATCTCGCTTCCTGTGAGTACGAGGAGCTGGAAGCGTTTGTCCACAGGCGGGGAGAGCTGATTTCCCTCCTGCTCCAGAAGAACTATTCGGCCGACCAGCTAACCCTCTATCATCCGATCATCGCGGGGATTCTGGAGAAGGATACGGCCATCCGGGAGCGGATGAGCCGACTGAAGCAGGAGGCCGAGCAGGGCATGGCCAAGCTTACCTCCGCCCGTATGCAGAAGAATGCCTATGAATCGGCTTATGCGAGCGATAGCGTTTTTTTCAATCAGAGAAAATAA
- a CDS encoding cold shock domain-containing protein, with amino-acid sequence MQGKVKWFNAEKGYGFIETEEGGDVFVHFSAIQAEGFKSLDEGQEVEFDIVEGARGPQAANVVKL; translated from the coding sequence ATGCAAGGTAAAGTTAAATGGTTCAACGCAGAAAAAGGCTACGGTTTCATCGAGACGGAAGAAGGCGGAGATGTATTCGTACACTTCTCGGCTATCCAAGCAGAAGGCTTCAAATCCCTTGACGAAGGTCAAGAAGTGGAGTTTGACATCGTAGAAGGCGCACGCGGTCCTCAAGCTGCAAACGTTGTAAAACTGTAA
- the hpf gene encoding ribosome hibernation-promoting factor, HPF/YfiA family — MNYTIRGANIEVTEALREYVQKRIGRLERYFEAPPIADVNVTLSVTKAGHSVEVTIPLPGVMLRAEVKDGDMYASIDLVTEKLERQIRKLKTKANRRIRQESGMRSFKEEDEVAAALMHEEEDDFELVRTKRFNLKPMDVEEAILQMNMVGHNFFVFANSGDSEQVNVVYKRNDGTYGLIEPAR; from the coding sequence ATGAACTATACCATTCGAGGTGCAAACATCGAAGTAACCGAAGCGTTGCGAGAGTATGTGCAGAAGAGAATTGGCAGGCTGGAAAGGTATTTTGAAGCTCCCCCGATTGCTGATGTGAATGTAACGTTAAGCGTAACGAAAGCCGGACACAGTGTAGAGGTGACGATCCCCCTTCCGGGCGTTATGTTGAGGGCCGAGGTGAAGGACGGCGACATGTACGCGTCGATCGACCTGGTCACGGAGAAGCTGGAGCGGCAGATCCGTAAGCTGAAGACGAAGGCCAACCGCCGGATCCGGCAGGAAAGCGGCATGAGAAGCTTCAAGGAAGAAGATGAGGTAGCCGCCGCCCTGATGCACGAGGAGGAAGATGACTTCGAGCTCGTCCGCACCAAGCGGTTTAATTTGAAGCCGATGGATGTGGAAGAGGCCATCCTCCAGATGAACATGGTGGGCCACAACTTTTTCGTCTTTGCCAACTCGGGCGATTCCGAGCAGGTGAATGTGGTTTACAAGCGCAATGACGGGACATACGGCTTGATCGAGCCGGCCCGGTAA